A genomic stretch from Sphaerodactylus townsendi isolate TG3544 linkage group LG15, MPM_Stown_v2.3, whole genome shotgun sequence includes:
- the SHANK1 gene encoding SH3 and multiple ankyrin repeat domains protein 1 isoform X1, with protein sequence MARYDAGGSPPQQQQQQQQPALSSSWPALGPRRRSVWYIYSDYIIKEKTVLLQKKDNEGFGFVLRGAKAQTPIEEFTPTPAFPALQYLESVDEGGVAWRAGLRMGDFLIEVNGQNVVKVGHRQVVNMIRQGGNNLMVKVVMVTRNPEMEEAMRKKAAPQQTRRLPPPAISLRSKSMTSELEEMVEKVSPWKKKADYEPAMGPDKKRTVYQMALNKLDEILAAAQQTISVGDGCGSAGLPSLGKSRGTAKGYFSSEPSFDQHRLGQTSYERPSYLPASHPPGMMLRQKSIGAAEDEKPYLTPPPMKFSRSLSVPGSDDIPPPPTTSPPEPPYSTPPSASGRVTPSARSTFNPSAEAKLYSASLHQESYEPPSRPSARDKISLYRQESEQGAEGSTARGWRGHTPDLRYYNLPPRATNTAMYVPTKPMRRKGPLVKQTKVEDEQRQQQGAAASQMQASSAQAPSSALPEKSSIPIPTIIIKAPSTSSSGRSSQGSSMEAESQPEPAVPVPSLQLHNSMDFTSQFGAALVGAARRDREWYSEARRKSALFLSTEQPDSEAQQTPMPRLRHSKSIDEGMFSSEPYIQLNMVPGYGSSSGARSTSAYLQSRTAKAYGASTTSAFTSVCSSFLPQLQPHPAPLIHPLTGKILDPSSPLGLALVARERALKESQSQQESREDRHSRPSSPRFGDAPKTPESPGSSLLRLWGTSEQQQQRPASPRKDLESPRRPSPEQPPPTPTKAAPWEKTPEEGEKLELHVRFVENCRPMEEEEERVREGGKVEVAAPPPPQERVAEENGLPLLVLPPPAPSIDVDDEFVFTEPLPPPLEFSNSFDKPESPPKATNELPPAGAPPAPPAAPSTLDSTASSLTSYDSEVATLTQSGTAETKEAPHVNFSSVVSSIAIPAAEAPEAVTDSGIEEVDSRSSSDHHLETISSVSTLSSMSGEGTELLDTYITYLDGQVFGGSGAGSGGGAEKSPLQTKLRSRPFPGRLPVATPTSSTISVSACTENMFALTPAPPYHQQPAAAEPGKELQRKSPTLPWEEPKATPISTMKASIISELSTKLQQMGGVSWSRPPDAVAPFGSERPSSLQRQRLPDETSPSLISSKPVSSLFHNWPKSPQGKHPKSVDFDIRPALRRAPSPAALPSEHKISPAPRPSSLPILPSVPIYTGVFDLRSSPTSGGEHPFPGFPSGSRSLSPTHFLPPATDKPFGSKPLPFWTKYDVADWLEYLKLGEHRDRFLDNEIDGSHLPSLTKEDFIDLGVTRVGHRMNIARALKFFLER encoded by the exons ATGGCCCGCTACGACGCCGGCGGGAGccccccgcagcagcagcagcagcagcagcagccggcccTCTCGTCCAGCTGGCCGGCCTTGGGGCCCCGGCGCCGGAGCGTCTGGTACATCTACAG TGACTACATCATTAAAGAGAAGACGGTGCTGCTGCAGAAGAAGGACAACGAAGGATTTGGCTTTGTGCTGAGAGGAGCCAAGG CGCAGACCCCCATTGAGGAGTTCACACCCACACCTGCCTTTCCTGCCTTACAGTATCTGGAGTCAGTGGATGAAGGAGGCGTGGCCTGGCGTGCGGGTTTACGCATGGGAGACTTCCTCATTGAG GTCAATGGACAAAACGTGGTGAAGGTCGGTCACCGGCAGGTTGTCAACATGATCCGACAAGGTGGCAACAACTTGATGGTGAAGGTCGTTATGGTAACCCGAAACCCAGAGATGGAGGAGGCCATGAGGAAGAAAG CGGCACCGCAGCAAACAAGGCGACTCCCCCCGCCAGCCATCTCCTTGCGCTCCAAATCCATGACATCTGAGCTGGAGGAAATGG TGGAGAAAG TCTCCCCATGGAAGAAGAAAGCAG ATTACGAGCCAGCGATGGGCCCTGACAAGAAGCGGACGGTCTATCAGATGGCTTTGA ACAAACTGGATGAGATCCTGGCTGCAGCTCAACAGACCATCAGCGTGGGGGACGGGTGTGGAAGTGCAGGGCTTCCTTCCTTGGGGAAATCCCGGGGCACCGCCAAGGGTTATTTCTCCTCTGAG CCCAGTTTTGACCAGCACCGCCTTGGCCAAACCAGTTACGAGCGCCCGTCATACTTACCAGCCAGTCACCCACCGGGAATGATGCTCCGCCAGAAATCTATCG GAGCCGCTGAGGATGAGAAGCCCTACCTCACTCCCCCTCCTATGAAGTTTAGCCGTAGCCTTTCAGTCCCTGGTTCCGACGACATCCCCCCACCTCCTACCACCTCCCCACCCGAGCCCCCATACAGCACGCCCCCCTCAGCATCCGGACGTGTGACCCCCTCAGCCCGCTCCACCTTCAACCCCAGCGCTGAAGCCAAGCTGTATTCAGCTTCCCTCCACCAGGAGTCGTACGAGCCTCCCTCCCGCCCCAGCGCGCGCGACAAGATTTCCCTTTACCGCCAAGAATCTGAGCAGGGGGCCGAGGGATCCACCGCCCGTGGCTGGCGAGGCCACACGCCTGACCTCCGCTACTACAACCTGCCCCCGCGGGCGACCAACACCGCCATGTACGTTCCCACCAAACCCATGCGCAGGAAGGGACCGCTGGTCAAGCAGACCAAAGTGGAGGATGAGCAGCGTCAGCAGCAAGGTGCCGCTGCCTCTCAGATGCAGGCGTCCTCTGCACAGGCCCCGTCGTCTGCCCTGCCCGAGAAGAGctccatccccatccccaccaTAATAATCAAAGCCCCCTCGACCAGCAGCAGCGGACGCAGCAGCCAAGGGAGCAGCATGGAGGCAGAGAGTCAGCCGGAACCCGCAGTGCCTGTGCCGTCGCTGCAGCTCCACAACAGCATGGATTTCACAAGCCAGTTTGGAGCCGCCTTGGTCGGGGCCGCCCGACGGGACCGTGAATGGTACAGCGAGGCCCGCCGCAAGTCGGCTCTCTTCCTCTCCACCGAGCAGCCGGACAGCGAGGCCCAGCAGACACCCATGCCCCGTCTCCGCCACTCCAAATCCATCGATGAAGGCATGTTCTCCAGCGAGCCATACATCCAGCTGAACATGGTGCCCGGCTACGGCAGTTCCAGCGGTGCCAGGAGCACCTCTGCTTACCTCCAGTCTCGCACCGCTAAAGCGTATGGGGCCAGCACCACCAGCGCCTTCACCTCGGTGTGCTCCAGTTTCCTGCCACAGCTGCAGCCACATCCCGCGCCTCTCATTCACCCACTGACTGGCAAGATTTTAGATCCCAGCTCCCCCCTGGGGCTGGCGTTAGTGGCTCGCGAGCGGGCACTGAAAGAGTCCCAGTCCCAGCAGGAGAGTCGAGAGGATCGGCATTCGCGTCCGTCCTCGCCGAGGTTCGGCGATGCTCCGAAAACTCCCGAATCCCCCGGCAGCTCACTACTGCGCCTCTGGGGGacttcagagcagcagcagcagcggcctgcCTCTCCACGGAAAGACCTAGAGAGCCCTCGGCGTCCGTCCCCCGAACAGCCCCCTCCGACCCCTACCAAAGCAGCTCCTTGGGAGAAAACCCCCGAGGAAGGGGAGAAGCTGGAGCTCCACGTGCGTTTTGTGGAGAACTGCCGtccaatggaggaggaggaggagagggtccGCGAAGGGGGGAAAGTTGAGGTGGCTGCGCCGCCACCACCCCAAGAGCGCGTTGCAGAGGAAAACGGGCTGCCTCTGCTTGTgttgccccctcctgccccttccATTGACGTGGACGATGAGTTTGTCTTCACTGAGCCGCTCCCGCCACCCCTCGAGTTCTCCAACAGCTTTGATAAGCCCGAGTCTCCTCCCAAAGCTACCAATGAACTACCCCCAGCAGGGGCCCCTCCGGCCCCTCCCGCTGCTCCTTCCACCTTAGACTCCACGGCCTCCAGTTTGACCTCCTATGACAGTGAGGTGGCCACCTTGACCCAATCCGGAACAGCAGAAACCAAGGAAGCCCCCCACGTCAACTTCTCTTCCGTTGTGTCGTCCATCGCCATCCCCGCAGCGGAGGCCCCCGAAGCCGTGACCGACTCCGGCATCGAGGAAGTGgacagccgcagcagcagcgacCACCACTTGGAGACCATCAGCAGCGTCTCCACGCTCTCCAGTATGTCCGGGGAAGGCACGGAACTCTTGGACACCTACATCACTTATCTGGACGGGCAGGTGTTCGGGGGAAGCGGCGCGGGAAGCGGGGGCGGCGCCGAGAAGAGCCCACTGCAAACCAAGCTGCGCTCTCGGCCGTTCCCGGGCCGCTTGCCGGTGGCCACCCCCACCAGCTCCACCATCTCAGTTTCAGCCTGTACTGAGAACATGTTCGCCCTCACACCAGCCCCGCCCTACCACCAGCAGCCAGCCGCCGCCGAGCCAGGTAAAGAGCTGCAGCGGAAATCTCCGACGCTGCCGTGGGAGGAGCCCAAGGCCACGCCCATCTCCACCATGAAGGCCAGCATCATCAGCGAGCTCAGCACCAAGCTGCAGCAGATGGGCGGGGTGTCGTGGTCGCGGCCGCCTGACGCAGTGGCTCCCTTTGGTTCCGAGCGGCCCAGCTCCCTACAGAGGCAAAG gctcccTGACGAGACGTCCCCGTCACTGATCTCCTCCAAGCCTGTAAGCAGCCTTTTCCACAACTGGCCTAAGTCCCCCCAGGGCAAGCATCCCAAAAGTGTGGATTTTGACATCCGCCCAGCCCTGCGGCGTGCCCCGAGCCCAGCTGCCCTGCCCAGTGAGCACAAGATTAGCCCTGCTCCCCGGCCGTCCTCCCTTCCCATCCTGCCTTCGGTGCCCATATACACAGGGGTCTTCGATCTCCGCAGTTCACCCACTTCCGGTGGGGAGCACCCTTTCCCCGGCTTCCCCTCGGGCAGCCGCTCCCTGTCTCCCACCCACTTCCTGCCGCCCGCCACGGACAAGCCGTTTGGCTCCAAGCCGCTGCCTTTCTGGACCAAGTACGACGTGGCCGACTGGCTGGAGTACCTGAAGCTGGGGGAGCACCGGGATCGGTTCCTGGACAACGAAATCGACGGTTCCCACCTGCCGTCCCTCACGAAGGAGGATTTCATTGACCTGGGCGTGACACGAGTGGGGCACCGCATGAACATCGCCCGAGCCCTCAAGTTCTTTCTGGAGAGGTGA
- the SHANK1 gene encoding SH3 and multiple ankyrin repeat domains protein 1 isoform X5, translating to MARYDAGGSPPQQQQQQQQPALSSSWPALGPRRRSVWYIYSDYIIKEKTVLLQKKDNEGFGFVLRGAKAQTPIEEFTPTPAFPALQYLESVDEGGVAWRAGLRMGDFLIEVNGQNVVKVGHRQVVNMIRQGGNNLMVKVVMVTRNPEMEEAMRKKAAPQQTRRLPPPAISLRSKSMTSELEEMDKLDEILAAAQQTISVGDGCGSAGLPSLGKSRGTAKGYFSSEPSFDQHRLGQTSYERPSYLPASHPPGMMLRQKSIGAAEDEKPYLTPPPMKFSRSLSVPGSDDIPPPPTTSPPEPPYSTPPSASGRVTPSARSTFNPSAEAKLYSASLHQESYEPPSRPSARDKISLYRQESEQGAEGSTARGWRGHTPDLRYYNLPPRATNTAMYVPTKPMRRKGPLVKQTKVEDEQRQQQGAAASQMQASSAQAPSSALPEKSSIPIPTIIIKAPSTSSSGRSSQGSSMEAESQPEPAVPVPSLQLHNSMDFTSQFGAALVGAARRDREWYSEARRKSALFLSTEQPDSEAQQTPMPRLRHSKSIDEGMFSSEPYIQLNMVPGYGSSSGARSTSAYLQSRTAKAYGASTTSAFTSVCSSFLPQLQPHPAPLIHPLTGKILDPSSPLGLALVARERALKESQSQQESREDRHSRPSSPRFGDAPKTPESPGSSLLRLWGTSEQQQQRPASPRKDLESPRRPSPEQPPPTPTKAAPWEKTPEEGEKLELHVRFVENCRPMEEEEERVREGGKVEVAAPPPPQERVAEENGLPLLVLPPPAPSIDVDDEFVFTEPLPPPLEFSNSFDKPESPPKATNELPPAGAPPAPPAAPSTLDSTASSLTSYDSEVATLTQSGTAETKEAPHVNFSSVVSSIAIPAAEAPEAVTDSGIEEVDSRSSSDHHLETISSVSTLSSMSGEGTELLDTYITYLDGQVFGGSGAGSGGGAEKSPLQTKLRSRPFPGRLPVATPTSSTISVSACTENMFALTPAPPYHQQPAAAEPGKELQRKSPTLPWEEPKATPISTMKASIISELSTKLQQMGGVSWSRPPDAVAPFGSERPSSLQRQRLPDETSPSLISSKPVSSLFHNWPKSPQGKHPKSVDFDIRPALRRAPSPAALPSEHKISPAPRPSSLPILPSVPIYTGVFDLRSSPTSGGEHPFPGFPSGSRSLSPTHFLPPATDKPFGSKPLPFWTKYDVADWLEYLKLGEHRDRFLDNEIDGSHLPSLTKEDFIDLGVTRVGHRMNIARALKFFLER from the exons ATGGCCCGCTACGACGCCGGCGGGAGccccccgcagcagcagcagcagcagcagcagccggcccTCTCGTCCAGCTGGCCGGCCTTGGGGCCCCGGCGCCGGAGCGTCTGGTACATCTACAG TGACTACATCATTAAAGAGAAGACGGTGCTGCTGCAGAAGAAGGACAACGAAGGATTTGGCTTTGTGCTGAGAGGAGCCAAGG CGCAGACCCCCATTGAGGAGTTCACACCCACACCTGCCTTTCCTGCCTTACAGTATCTGGAGTCAGTGGATGAAGGAGGCGTGGCCTGGCGTGCGGGTTTACGCATGGGAGACTTCCTCATTGAG GTCAATGGACAAAACGTGGTGAAGGTCGGTCACCGGCAGGTTGTCAACATGATCCGACAAGGTGGCAACAACTTGATGGTGAAGGTCGTTATGGTAACCCGAAACCCAGAGATGGAGGAGGCCATGAGGAAGAAAG CGGCACCGCAGCAAACAAGGCGACTCCCCCCGCCAGCCATCTCCTTGCGCTCCAAATCCATGACATCTGAGCTGGAGGAAATGG ACAAACTGGATGAGATCCTGGCTGCAGCTCAACAGACCATCAGCGTGGGGGACGGGTGTGGAAGTGCAGGGCTTCCTTCCTTGGGGAAATCCCGGGGCACCGCCAAGGGTTATTTCTCCTCTGAG CCCAGTTTTGACCAGCACCGCCTTGGCCAAACCAGTTACGAGCGCCCGTCATACTTACCAGCCAGTCACCCACCGGGAATGATGCTCCGCCAGAAATCTATCG GAGCCGCTGAGGATGAGAAGCCCTACCTCACTCCCCCTCCTATGAAGTTTAGCCGTAGCCTTTCAGTCCCTGGTTCCGACGACATCCCCCCACCTCCTACCACCTCCCCACCCGAGCCCCCATACAGCACGCCCCCCTCAGCATCCGGACGTGTGACCCCCTCAGCCCGCTCCACCTTCAACCCCAGCGCTGAAGCCAAGCTGTATTCAGCTTCCCTCCACCAGGAGTCGTACGAGCCTCCCTCCCGCCCCAGCGCGCGCGACAAGATTTCCCTTTACCGCCAAGAATCTGAGCAGGGGGCCGAGGGATCCACCGCCCGTGGCTGGCGAGGCCACACGCCTGACCTCCGCTACTACAACCTGCCCCCGCGGGCGACCAACACCGCCATGTACGTTCCCACCAAACCCATGCGCAGGAAGGGACCGCTGGTCAAGCAGACCAAAGTGGAGGATGAGCAGCGTCAGCAGCAAGGTGCCGCTGCCTCTCAGATGCAGGCGTCCTCTGCACAGGCCCCGTCGTCTGCCCTGCCCGAGAAGAGctccatccccatccccaccaTAATAATCAAAGCCCCCTCGACCAGCAGCAGCGGACGCAGCAGCCAAGGGAGCAGCATGGAGGCAGAGAGTCAGCCGGAACCCGCAGTGCCTGTGCCGTCGCTGCAGCTCCACAACAGCATGGATTTCACAAGCCAGTTTGGAGCCGCCTTGGTCGGGGCCGCCCGACGGGACCGTGAATGGTACAGCGAGGCCCGCCGCAAGTCGGCTCTCTTCCTCTCCACCGAGCAGCCGGACAGCGAGGCCCAGCAGACACCCATGCCCCGTCTCCGCCACTCCAAATCCATCGATGAAGGCATGTTCTCCAGCGAGCCATACATCCAGCTGAACATGGTGCCCGGCTACGGCAGTTCCAGCGGTGCCAGGAGCACCTCTGCTTACCTCCAGTCTCGCACCGCTAAAGCGTATGGGGCCAGCACCACCAGCGCCTTCACCTCGGTGTGCTCCAGTTTCCTGCCACAGCTGCAGCCACATCCCGCGCCTCTCATTCACCCACTGACTGGCAAGATTTTAGATCCCAGCTCCCCCCTGGGGCTGGCGTTAGTGGCTCGCGAGCGGGCACTGAAAGAGTCCCAGTCCCAGCAGGAGAGTCGAGAGGATCGGCATTCGCGTCCGTCCTCGCCGAGGTTCGGCGATGCTCCGAAAACTCCCGAATCCCCCGGCAGCTCACTACTGCGCCTCTGGGGGacttcagagcagcagcagcagcggcctgcCTCTCCACGGAAAGACCTAGAGAGCCCTCGGCGTCCGTCCCCCGAACAGCCCCCTCCGACCCCTACCAAAGCAGCTCCTTGGGAGAAAACCCCCGAGGAAGGGGAGAAGCTGGAGCTCCACGTGCGTTTTGTGGAGAACTGCCGtccaatggaggaggaggaggagagggtccGCGAAGGGGGGAAAGTTGAGGTGGCTGCGCCGCCACCACCCCAAGAGCGCGTTGCAGAGGAAAACGGGCTGCCTCTGCTTGTgttgccccctcctgccccttccATTGACGTGGACGATGAGTTTGTCTTCACTGAGCCGCTCCCGCCACCCCTCGAGTTCTCCAACAGCTTTGATAAGCCCGAGTCTCCTCCCAAAGCTACCAATGAACTACCCCCAGCAGGGGCCCCTCCGGCCCCTCCCGCTGCTCCTTCCACCTTAGACTCCACGGCCTCCAGTTTGACCTCCTATGACAGTGAGGTGGCCACCTTGACCCAATCCGGAACAGCAGAAACCAAGGAAGCCCCCCACGTCAACTTCTCTTCCGTTGTGTCGTCCATCGCCATCCCCGCAGCGGAGGCCCCCGAAGCCGTGACCGACTCCGGCATCGAGGAAGTGgacagccgcagcagcagcgacCACCACTTGGAGACCATCAGCAGCGTCTCCACGCTCTCCAGTATGTCCGGGGAAGGCACGGAACTCTTGGACACCTACATCACTTATCTGGACGGGCAGGTGTTCGGGGGAAGCGGCGCGGGAAGCGGGGGCGGCGCCGAGAAGAGCCCACTGCAAACCAAGCTGCGCTCTCGGCCGTTCCCGGGCCGCTTGCCGGTGGCCACCCCCACCAGCTCCACCATCTCAGTTTCAGCCTGTACTGAGAACATGTTCGCCCTCACACCAGCCCCGCCCTACCACCAGCAGCCAGCCGCCGCCGAGCCAGGTAAAGAGCTGCAGCGGAAATCTCCGACGCTGCCGTGGGAGGAGCCCAAGGCCACGCCCATCTCCACCATGAAGGCCAGCATCATCAGCGAGCTCAGCACCAAGCTGCAGCAGATGGGCGGGGTGTCGTGGTCGCGGCCGCCTGACGCAGTGGCTCCCTTTGGTTCCGAGCGGCCCAGCTCCCTACAGAGGCAAAG gctcccTGACGAGACGTCCCCGTCACTGATCTCCTCCAAGCCTGTAAGCAGCCTTTTCCACAACTGGCCTAAGTCCCCCCAGGGCAAGCATCCCAAAAGTGTGGATTTTGACATCCGCCCAGCCCTGCGGCGTGCCCCGAGCCCAGCTGCCCTGCCCAGTGAGCACAAGATTAGCCCTGCTCCCCGGCCGTCCTCCCTTCCCATCCTGCCTTCGGTGCCCATATACACAGGGGTCTTCGATCTCCGCAGTTCACCCACTTCCGGTGGGGAGCACCCTTTCCCCGGCTTCCCCTCGGGCAGCCGCTCCCTGTCTCCCACCCACTTCCTGCCGCCCGCCACGGACAAGCCGTTTGGCTCCAAGCCGCTGCCTTTCTGGACCAAGTACGACGTGGCCGACTGGCTGGAGTACCTGAAGCTGGGGGAGCACCGGGATCGGTTCCTGGACAACGAAATCGACGGTTCCCACCTGCCGTCCCTCACGAAGGAGGATTTCATTGACCTGGGCGTGACACGAGTGGGGCACCGCATGAACATCGCCCGAGCCCTCAAGTTCTTTCTGGAGAGGTGA